In Columba livia isolate bColLiv1 breed racing homer chromosome 16, bColLiv1.pat.W.v2, whole genome shotgun sequence, the DNA window GCTCAGTACAGCAGTGCTGCTTTCAGAGGAAAACCCTCTGACCGACCTGCCCAGGAGCAGACTGACGTCCCTTTAAACACACCGGGGAGCTGGAGACCCACCCAAAAAGAAGCCAGAGCATGAAGGCCGCTTCGTCCTTCTGGAAAGACTGGGTGTTGTCCAGCAATGAGGCACAAAGACTAAATTAAACATAACTGCATACAaccaaaggcaaaaagaaaacaggccaAAATTTACACTCACCCTCTTCCAGCTGTTGTTGTGCCCCCTGAGATTTCTTGCTCCTTATCTCTTGTCACTGCTTCCATTTATCTGGTAGTTGATCTACCTGAGTTTTGTGCTGAAACAACCCAACCAGCTAACTGCTTTGTGCTGTTTGCCTCGTTTTACCCAAATAAGCAGCTGAAGGTAACTAAAAATGGATGTTCCTACACCAAGATCACTGAAAAACTCCTTGGCCAAAGGCCCTGGGATAGCAAACCCTGAGCTGGGTAAAAGACATGGACCAGGAAACCTCCCATGGCAAAGGGGAGGTGAAGTTCCCAGGAAATGGCACAAAATGCtatcagaaaacacaggaaCTCGGTCTTAGCAACAAGGACAcgtggaaaggaagaagaggaaacaaagaagtgtctaagaaggaaaaaaaaatccaaggaaATCCTACAATTACCCATCTGAGGAAGGGAAAACTGTTAAAATACAGTGCTTGGAGAAAAACAGTCGGATGCAGTGGGACATCAGCCCCTGACGGGCCAGCGCAGCCATAAAACTGGGTGGTATCTTATCacacagaaactgaaaaggAGCGATTTTCCCGATGGCACGTGGAGCGGTGCCTTATACCAGCATGTGGGGGAGTGGGAAGACGGGCAAGAGTCCCTGGGGGGGAATGacgggagaaaaaaataacattttcaaagtgAAACGCTTCTCCAggcaaaagaggagaaaagacacACTTTTGTGAGCATAACTGTCAGTTTTAGAAAAGCCCCATCTCAGACTGAGACTCtgttaaaacaaagaaatggaaTGATAAAGGAAGGAGATTTTACTAGAGAGAAAGTCAAGCTCGCTACCAATCATCACAAACTACAGGAGCATCAGAAACGAGCATTTACTTTCCTGCAGTAGTGCAGCAAACACCAAAGAGCTGCACAGCTGACAAGGAAGGTGATTTTCTTTACAAAACCAAGGCGCCTCCTTCTACCACCCCACTTTTTCGTGTCCTGGTTTTTCATCCCTTCCCTGTTAATTAGCCTGGCTGTCACTTTTGCTTTACAGCTTATTTTATAGTCAAATGTTCCACCAGCTCCTAGGAGGAGACAGTTTAATTTGGGAGATTCCACATACATTGCTTCCAGTTCATTTTACGGGCTCTTCTGTCAGCTTTGGGAGCAGATACACCTGTCATGGTGCTGACACCACCTTGGTGCTCCACTCAGACGCACTTCCGAGAGCGGCAGGCAGAGCTGGTCCTGCTCGCCAGGAGATAAGCACTGTTCACTGCTtacagaaaaccacaaaaccgGAGATCAGAGGAGGTGGAGTGTGCAGCGGAGTCCCCGaggggctgggacagcaggTGCAGGTCCCCGCagacagcaggagctgcaggttcctcagcaggagctcCGAGGTGACAAGTGGCATCTCTGCAGCAGTGCCACCCTCTGGCTCCGGGAAAACCCACTTTTCTTGGTGGAGAAATGTCTCCAAACCCAGAACCCTGCTGAATTTAGCACTTTTCTGTCCCACTGGCAGTCAGAGCTGAGAGGAAACCTGGATGCGACGCTTCCCAGCGCTGAGCAGAATCTGCACAACAAAACTGCTTGGGTTAGCAGGGTGATAAGTTGCTGTTTGGCTGTCAACCCTCGTTTAATTTGGGGCCACCAATGTGTCTGTCTCATCCAGCCAAACACCGCAGCCACCAGCTGGTCACCACCATGGTCCTGATGCCACCAGCCAACCACGGCAGGAGACAAACGATCTACAATCTGTAGATAAACTTTCCCTCTGGCTCTAGCAGCATATCCTGCCCAGCATGCTGGGACATGTTGTCCCAGGTCCCCAAAGTGGCGCACATGGAGATCAGGATACAAAACTCCCCTGATGAACAATTACAAATTAGTGACTTCCCACGAGGCAGCTGTGACTATTTTTAGCTCTGAGGGAAATTCCCGTTCCAAATTCTCTCCGTACTGGGTCACACAGGTGACTAAGTGCTCACAATACCGACATGCGGTGATACAAGCAGGCAAATCCCCAGTTCgcctggcagaaaaaaaatcatctttaaaaatgcagtgagATTTTTAATCTCATTCAGCTGAAGACAGCTCAGCGTTGCAACCCAAAGCAGTAAGAAGAGACACCCACATGTACATCATCCAAAATACAAAAACAGATGGCAGCCGCTATTAGAAAGGGTCAAACACTCTTTTCCTATTTTGCGGgcttttaatgttaattttcaCAATAATTTACAAATTTGCTGCTACGTACATTATTTATCCATTTAGTAATGAGAAATGGAAGTTAATTCAGCTCTCAGCTGAGGAACTGCTGTCCGAATGCCCTTGCCAAGGTCTGGATGATTAGCGCAGGCAGCCAAGCGAGTTCCTCGTGCCAAACCTGCCCAACCTGccatccctccccagcctgtgtccccatggctgCTCCTGCGCTGGCACCATGGTAGGGACCTGGGACCTCAGAGAGCTGAGTGGGGACACAGAGCGCAGCAGCTCCCGGCAGCCGATGGCTCACGGTTCGGCTCCGAAGGCCGGGGCAGCAGAACCACCGCAGGTCGGTGCAGAGCACCGTGGCACAACACCAGACAGAAACTAGCACCGCTACAGCGGCGCTGCCTGTCCCTCGCAGGGATAACGAATTCACCCACAGGATTCTGTTCAAAGGACAGATATGGAGACGTGAGCCCAGAACACAAACAGAACAGACCAAAGCTGGAGAACTCCAGGTGTTTGGCTGTGTTAgtcctcagcagagcagaggaaattCATCAAAAGGATGCTACAGCCTTGAGTTGTTCCACCTGAGGTGTTGCCATCACCTCAGTAATTCAcctcttaaaataaaacttgctttcCAGTAAGATAAACTCTGTTTGCCTTTTACTTTCAGTCACTTGAAGCTGATTCAGCTCTGTGCCTTCTTGGAAAGAAGTCAGCAGCGAGTTGGGTTTCTCAGAGAAATGCAATACAGCAAATTAAAACTGCAGGCAGAGCAGTGAACACCCCGAGAGTCCTGCTGAGGGAAGGACAGTCAGAACTTTCCAGAAAAGCCCAGGAAGAGCATTAAACCTTGTACCTGCACACACATCGGTGTTTTCCCCACACTGAGCAAGAGCTGTTTCACACAGACTTCCACCACAACGCTTTTACAGTGGTGTAACCATTGTCCTGACCATGAGATCACCCATTctcatatattttatatttaatgtgCGAAAATAAAGGGAGTACTCTGCAGCAGTCcctggaggagagggaagagtgAAGAGACTGAGATGAGCAGTCAGTTGGCTGGATGGAAACTGCTCCCCGGGAGCTCCCTTCCCCCTTTTACCTTCCCTCTACAAGCACAGTAACACAATCCACAAAAGTAACTCAAATCTCCTGGGAGAATTTGTGGCACAATAGGCTGCAGCTCCTTTCAAAACggatttgtttcatttatttattttaaagtccaCTGATCatcctcacaaaaaaaaaaaaaaaaaaaaaaagggaaatgcaactaaagagaaaaaaagtccaACCAAGACCTAAGAACCCAGAGCTAGGAGGAGATGCGAGCCTGTGCGGAGCGGGTGTACGCACAGGACCAGACGACAGGTGTGCGCTGCAGGTGACCGGAGGCACGTTCCTCTATGTCAACCGCTGCACGATGACGGCGTTGAGCAGGTTGGCTTCCTTCAGGGTCTGGTTCTCGTCAGTGAGCTCTTTGTTGGGGAAGGTGGTCATGAGGACGAAGCTGGTGGCTGCCATGGCTGGCCGGGCGTCCACTATGAAGAGCCGGATGTCGCGGACCCTGTCCAAAGGGATCAGACACACGGGGGGATCCTGTTACTGAACATCCCGTGAAAGCACGTGGCAACAGCCCAAAATCACCCTTCCCAGAGCACCCAACACTGCAGccactgtattttttcttcagcaaacaGCAGAGGCCATGGCCGGACAATTCCGATTTAACCTGCTCCTCTGTAAGCTCCTGTTTGGTGAAATAACACAAGCTGCTCTATAGATTAAAGATTTTCAGCTAAATGTTCTTTCAAGGCGCCCAACAGGAACATTTGTGTTGTCAGGCGGCTACCTGAAGGCTGCTGAACCCTTCAAGATGAAGAGATTAACAAACTGGTTGACACTGGCTGCTGCAAGTGACTGAGCTCATCACACACGGCATAACCAGGATGAGCTCAACTCCCACGAGCAGCCACAACAATGACACCGCATCCATTTCCTGCACCTCATCACCAAAGGTTTTTGTAACTTATTGCATCACTCTTGATTCTCTTACAAAAACTGGACAGGTAAGTATAACCAACTGGCCACACTCTGAGACCAGGGAGGCGAGAAGGACTTCAGGAGAAGTCTGACAAGGCCGCAGGGTGTATAAACCAGCTTTGCTCATCCAAGGGGACCCGCTGCTGTATGCGCACCCCCTGGCGCTCCCTTCAGCCAGCAGGAAGGTCTGAACGGAGAGTCAGAACAATCAAGCCAAATTCCTAATTATCTGACAGTTTCTAAAGCCCTTAGAAGAgattgtttcgttttgtttttttttttttatataggtGACATTAAGGAAAGTTCCACTGATGATACTGAAGCTCCCAGGCACAGCATCACTGGCTATAATCCATCACTATTTGGAAAGCAAATCCTACCCTTCCGACAGTTAATAGCTGCCTTAAAACCCCACAACAATTGTGTTCATCATCACCTACAGAGaaggatctccagaggtcccttcagcaGGCTAGCCAGGATTCTAACATCTGCTCCATCTGTGCACAGTTTGCAGTGTCATCCAGGCTTTCCCAGTTAGTAACCTGTTATTTCCGGTTTTATTTGTACCTGTGATTGTGGTTGAACTTCTGGACCAGTCGCCCACCATCCGCGAGCCGGATTTGGATGTTGGTAATGGGCTGTGACTCATCAATGGCAATGGCAGAACTGGCTTTGGCTTCGTTGGCTGCCTGCTGGGCCGGCGAGCTGGTGCCCATCACCTGCGGCACGGTGCTGCAAACAGGGAGACACGAGGAGCTGTTAAAAGGGCAGCGTAACTTGGAAACACTGCTTCTGTGTGACACACCATGGTGGTTCCAAACTCAGGATGTCCTGCCGTGGACAGGCTGAGCCAGCTCACAGCCTCATTTCCTCTCTTGGAGGAACGGATCCTGCACCACAGGCACAGAGCGCCTGTTCTTCAGAACAATGAATCAAAAGGATCAACCCAGCAAAACCCTAGAGCGACTTTCACCTCATACAGGCAGCAAACCAGCACTGCTGTCTCCTCACCTGCCCAGCTTCTGTCCTTCTCCAGTGAAAGCTTTAAAGACACTTTTGGGTTTCACATACTCCTCATCACGGTGATCCTCCATGTCCAGGTTCACTTGCCCGCCCCGTGCCAACCTGCGCAGCTCTGCCGGGACTTCCCTGCAAAGAGAGCGGCCTCAGGCAGCTGCCTCGGGAAACCGGCCAGGAAACTGGGGAGAAAAAGTGCCAACCGCAGACGTCTGGAACTCCAGGAATCACAGCGAGCTCTGTCTTAATTAAGAGGGCAGATGGACGCTTCCCCACTAACCGGCACAAATTAAAGGTTACTTTTCCCTGGCCTTTACCTGGAGTGATGTGATGCATGACAAATTCTCAGACCAAATATAAATGTCTGTTTGTTCACATTTTGAACTCCCAAGGCTTCCTACAAACTAAAGCCACTTCCCACTTATCTGCAGTAAATGTTCAAGTCTGCCCTCCCATGGTTTCCATACTAAGAATCCAGCTCTTTTAAGAAATCTCAGGTGAAATGTGCCACTGATTCAGCATCCTGAGTTCCACAAATGCTtgtttcagaaaacagctgTTTGTTCTCCCCCCTCTCGCTACCTACCCTCTGCGGATATCATCAAGAAACTGGGCGTTGGACGGATCCTGGTAGCTCCTCAGTTCTCCACTGTCCAGACTGAATCCACTCTTCCAGAGCTTCAGCACAACATGGACCTGCAGCAGCCCCCCAAAAACAATCAGCCTCACTGAAGCAGCTTGGTAAGAACAACAACTGGACACAAAGTGAAAAGTTCCTGACTGGAAGAGGAATTTTGAGCTGCACAAAGTGTTCCAGCCAGGTTCCTCTGGGCTGAGAGAAAAACCCAAAGCACTGGCTATTGTAATGGTCATACACCAGTGCCTAGAAGGTGGCACCACAGACCCCTTTGTGATAAATATGGTTCAAAAGCCAAGTGTGTGCTGGGCAAGGAGCCCAAACTAAGCTCTGACCAAGGCCTAGATGGGTATTTGCTGACAAAGGAAGCACGAGAAAAACTTGCAGCAATGCTGTGAGCTCCACATCTACTCAGCGGATAAAGAAGAGTTAATCACCCAGTGCTCTTTGCACACTATTTTTCACAATCCACACTTCTAAGGAACACTCAGATTCTTAACAAAAAAAGCTCCTTATCCAAGACCAACACATCTACCCTTCTCTAATCAGAAAACTCAAGAGAAGCGGGATTTACCACACTTCTGTCCTCTCAAATTTCTATCAAGCTTTAGAACTCTGTGGGCTCACAAGCTGCATAACTCTAGCAGATAAATCCCTCAGGTGACATCTCCAAAATGGAACAGATACTCACGTCCTGGGCAGAGTTGGatctcctctctcctgccacGTAAGCGGACTCCTCCTCTGGAGTGGCCCCGAGGCGATACCCTCCCCCCGCGaaaggctgcaggacagaggGCAGGCAGAGATTACACAGTGACACAGACCCCGGCCAGCTTGCTGCCCCCTCCCCAACACCGTTACTGGTGAGCATGGGGGCTTCGTGGCAGCGGCAACATGTGCTGTCCTGCAGGCACAGTCACCAGCTTGAACAAGTTAAGAAATAGGGCACAAGAGAGCAGCTTTTCTTGCCGCTGTGACACAGGACTTGGAGCTTCACTGAGAGAGGAGCCCAGACTGAGCTGTTCTTTTAAGAGAATTCGGGACTCTACAGCGCCAAATCGCTGTCATGGTGGGAGCCACACACAGGTGATGACCGACACAGGGAACAGAAGGAAGGAGAACTCGCACTCCTCACTTTAGGTTTGCTGCTCTCGCCGCCGCTCTTGGCTGTCCGGTCAACCGCCACTGCCCCGTGCTCCTTCGCTCCTTTGAACAGATCCTCCACCAGCTCGTTGGGACTCTTCTTCCTCGGAGGACCAACAATCTGCTGTCCGCTCCTCTCTGAGCCGCCGGCGTAAAACCTGACAGAAAGCACACGGCTCCTGCGTGAGGCTGGAccgcagcttctccaggagacaCATGTCGTGGTGGTTTAACCACGGCCAGCAGCCAAGCACCACGCAGCCACTCGCTCATTCCCCTCCAGTAGGATGGGGGGAAGAGAATCGGAaaggtaaaagtgagaaaacttgtgggttgagataaaaacagctaaataattgaaataaataataataataaattgtaacaaaaaggaaaataagacagagggagaaataaaacccaGGCAAGACAAGTGatccaaatgaaaacaattggTCAGCACCAACCAATGGATGCCCAGCCAGTCTCCAAGCAGCAGCCCCCCTGACAACCTTACCCACAAATTTTATTGCCac includes these proteins:
- the NSFL1C gene encoding NSFL1 cofactor p47, which codes for MADREEALREFVAVTGVEEERARFFLESAGWDLQIALASFYEDGGDEDILTLPQPTPSSVSRSSTSSDHRVTSFRDLVHAQEEDDEEEEGQRFYAGGSERSGQQIVGPPRKKSPNELVEDLFKGAKEHGAVAVDRTAKSGGESSKPKPFAGGGYRLGATPEEESAYVAGERRSNSAQDVHVVLKLWKSGFSLDSGELRSYQDPSNAQFLDDIRRGEVPAELRRLARGGQVNLDMEDHRDEEYVKPKSVFKAFTGEGQKLGSTVPQVMGTSSPAQQAANEAKASSAIAIDESQPITNIQIRLADGGRLVQKFNHNHRVRDIRLFIVDARPAMAATSFVLMTTFPNKELTDENQTLKEANLLNAVIVQRLT